A stretch of Rhododendron vialii isolate Sample 1 chromosome 4a, ASM3025357v1 DNA encodes these proteins:
- the LOC131322319 gene encoding ABC transporter G family member 34-like isoform X1, with translation MATLSRDDLTRSSSSRRSFASGSKRSWASTSFREAWQGQPDVFSRAMSRSGRQDEEEELRWAAIERLPTYDRLRKGMLNRVLDDGKIVQGEVDVTKLGNQEKKLLMDSVLKTAEEDNERFLQRLRDRTDRVGIEIPKIEVRFEHLSVDGDIHVGGRALPTLFNATLNALESILGLIRLAPSKKRKIQILKDVSGIVKPSRMTLLLGPPNAGKTTLLLALSGKLDRDLRLSGKVTYCGHELNEFVPQRTCAYISQLDLHYGEMTVRETLDFSGRCFGVGTRYEMLVELSRREKEAGIKPDPEIDAFMKATAVSGQETSLVTDYIIKILGLDICADILVGDEMRRGISGGQKKRVTTGEMLVGPAKALFMDEISTGLDSSTTFQIVKYMKQMVHIMNVTMIISLLQPAPETYDLFDDIILLSEGQIVYQGPRDNILEFFEFMGFKCPERKGVADFLQEVTSKKDQEQYWFKKNQLYRYVSVAEFSQAFYSFHIGQQLAADLSVPYDKTKTHPAALVTEKYGISNRELFKACFDREWLLMKRNIFVHIFKITQITIMSLIALTVFLRTKMPSGTLLDGGKFFGALFFSLINVMFNGMAELAMTVLGLPVFFKQRDALFYPPWAFALPIWVLRIPVSLLESAIWVVLTYYTIGFAPAASRFFRQFLAFFSIHQMGLSLFRFIAAVGRTQVVASTLGTFTLLLVMVLGGFIVAKDDIEPFMIWGYYISPMTYGQNAIVMNEFLDKRWSAINTDPRINAPTVGKVLLVSRGFFTDDYMFWVCIGALVAFSILFNVLFIAALTYLNPLGDSRAAVLEEDDKKKKKSLYGQMAYEGVDMAVRNALQRNRAPKKGMVLPFQPLSLAFNHVNYYVDMPVEMKKQGIEEDRLQLLRDVNGAFRPGILTALVGVSGAGKTTLMDVLAGRKTGGYIEGTISISGYTKNQATFARVSGYCEQNDIHSPYVTIYESILYSAWLRLSSDVNTKTRKMFVEEVMELVELNPIRNFLVGLPGVDGLSTEQRKRLTIAVELVANPSIIFMDEPTSGLDARAAAIVMRTVRNTVDTGRTVVCTIHQPSIDIFEAFDELLLMRRGGQVIYAGPLGRQSRELIEYFEAVSGVPKIKDGYNPATWVLEISSPTVETQLNVDFAEIYANSSLYQRNQELIKELSTPPPGSEDLYFSTKYSQPFVTQCKACFRKQHWSYWRNPQYNAIRFFMTIVIAALFGFIFWKKGQQMTKQQDLINLLGAMYAAVLFLGATNASSVQAIVVIERTVFYRERAAGMYSALPYAFSQVAIEVVYVTIQTLVYFLVLYSMIGFEWKVVKVLWFYYYILMCFIYFTMYGMMVVALTPGVQIAAIVMSFFLSFWNLFSGFLIPRPQIPIWWRWYYWASPVSWTLYGLVTSQVGDKDALLEVPGEGDVPLKLFLKYYLGFEYDFLPAVAVAHICWVIGFFFVFAYGIKCLNFQRR, from the exons ATGGCAACATTGTCCCGGGATGATCTGACGCGATCCTCGAGCAGTCGCCGGAGTTTCGCGTCAGGGAGCAAGAGGAGTTGGGCGTCAACGAGTTTCCGGGAAGCATGGCAAGGGCAGCCAGACGTGTTCAGCCGTGCGATGAGCCGGAGCGGGCGGcaagatgaggaggaggagctcCGGTGGGCGGCAATTGAGCGGCTCCCGACATATGACAGGTTGAGGAAGGGGATGCTAAATAGAGTGCTGGACGACGGTAAAATCGTGCAAGGTGAGGTGGATGTAACTAAGCTAGGAAATCAAGAGAAGAAGCTGTTGATGGATAGTGTACTCAAGACTGCTGAAGAAGATAACGAGAGGTTTCTTCAACGGTTGAGGGACCGGACTGATAG GGTGGGAATTGAGATTCCGAAGATTGAAGTCCGATTTGAGCACTTATCAGTTGATGGAGATATACATGTTGGGGGCAGAGCACTTCCTACTCTATTTAATGCCACCTTGAATGCACTTGAg AGTATTCTGGGACTAATTCGGCTTGCCCCTTCTAAGAAGAGAAAAATTCAGATACTTAAAGATGTTAGCGGCATTGTGAAACCATCACG GATGACATTGCTTTTAGGTCCACCTAACGCCGGCAAAACAACATTGTTGCTAGCACTATCGGGAAAGCTTGATCGGGACCTAAGG TTATCAGGAAAAGTCACCTATTGTGGTCATGAATTGAATGAGTTTGTTCCTCAAAGAACTTGTGCTTACATTAGTCAACTAGATCTTCACTatggggagatgacagtgagaGAGACATTGGATTTCTCAGGACGTTGTTTTGGGGTTGGCACAAGATATGAAATGCTTGTGGAGCTCTCAAGGCGAGAGAAAGAAGCAGGAATTAAACCAGATCCTGAGATTGATGCATTTATGAAGGCCACAGCAGTGTCGGGCCAAGAGACCAGTTTGGTTACAGATTATATTATCAAG ATACTCGGATTGGATATATGTGCGGATATTTTGGTTGGTGATGAAATGAGAAGAGGTATTTCTGGTGGACAAAAGAAGCGTGTGACCACTG GAGAGATGTTGGTGGGACCAGCAAAAGCTCTTTTCATGGATGAGATATCGACCGGGTTGGACAGTTCCACAACTTTTCAGATTGTCAAGTACATGAAGCAAATGGTCCATATAATGAATGTGACAATGATCATCTCTCTTCTTCAGCCAGCCCCAGAAACTTATGATCTGTTCGACGACATCATCTTACTTTCAGAAGGTCAAATTGTCTATCAAGGTCCACGGGACAATATCCTCGAGTTCTTTGAGTTCATGGGTTTCAAATGCCCTGAAAGGAAAGGAGTCGCCGATTTTCTTCAAGAAGTGACTTCCAAGAAAGATCAAGAACAATACTGGTTCAAAAAGAACCAACTATATAGATATGTCTCAGTTGCCGAATTCTCGCAGGCCTTCTACTCATTCCATATAGGCCAACAACTAGCGGCAGATCTTAGTGTTCCTTATGATAAAACGAAAACCCACCCGGCTGCTTTGGTGACAGAAAAGTATGGGATCTCCAACCGGGAACTTTTTAAGGCATGCTTTGATAGAGAGTGGCTCTTAATGAAGCGCAACATTTTTGTTCACATATTCAAAATCACCCAAATAACAATCATGTCATTGATAGCCTTGACTGTGTTCTTGAGGACAAAAATGCCGTCTGGCACTTTGCTAGATGGAGGGAAGTTTTTCGGAGCTCTATTCTTCAGTTTGATTAACGTGATGTTTAATGGGATGGCGGAGCTCGCAATGACTGTCTTGGGGCTTCCTGTCTTCTTTAAACAGAGGGATGCCTTATTCTATCCTCCGTGGGCTTTTGCCTTGCCGATTTGGGTCCTTCGGATACCCGTCTCCCTCCTGGAATCAGCAATATGGGTTGTTCTTACGTATTACACAATTGGGTTTGCTCCAGCTGCAAGTAG ATTTTTCCGTCAGTTCTTGGCATTCTTCAGTATACATCAGATGGGTCTGTCTCTCTTTCGCTTTATTGCTGCAGTGGGGAGAACACAGGTTGTTGCTAGCACTTTAGGCACCTTCACCTTGCTACTTGTTATGGTTCTTGGAGGATTTATTGTTGCCAAAG ATGACATTGAGCCATTTATGATATGGGGCTATTATATTTCTCCAATGACATATGGACAGAATGCAATAGTCATGAATGAATTTCTTGACAAGAGATGGAGTGCC ATTAACACAGACCCCCGAATTAATGCACCTACGGTTGGGAAAGTCCTCCTCGTGTCGAGAGGCTTCTTCACAGATGATTACATGTTTTGGGTTTGCATTGGAGCATTGGTTGCGTTTTCTATTCTCTTCAATGTTTTGTTTATCGCAGCATTGACTTACTTGAATC CTTTGGGTGATTCAAGAGCTGCAGTGCTGGAGGAAgatgataaaaagaagaagaagtcactGTATGGACAAATGGCATATGAAG GTGTTGACATGGCAGTAAGAAATGCTTTACAGCGTAACCGTGCACCTAAAAAAGGAATGGTTTTACCCTTTCAACCCCTTTCACTAGCATTCAATCACGTCAACTACTATGTGGATATGCCCGTT gaaatgaaaaagcaaggGATTGAGGAGGATCGTCTTCAACTTCTGCGAGATGTTAATGGTGCTTTCAGACCAGGGATATTGACTGCACTTGTGGGTGTTAGTGGTGCTGGAAAGACCACATTGATGGATGTGTTGGCTGGAAGGAAGACTGGTGGGTATATTGAAGGAACTATCAGCATTTCGGGTTACACGAAGAACCAAGCAACATTTGCAAGGGTTAGCGGGTACTGTGAACAGAATGACATTCACTCACCTTATGTTACTATTTATGAATCTATTCTATACTCTGCTTGGCTCCGTCTTTCCTCAGATGTGAACACAAAAACACGGAAG ATGTTTGTTGAAGAAGTGATGGAGTTGGTTGAGCTTAACCCGATAAGGAATTTCTTAGTTGGGCTTCCAGGAGTTGACGGTCTTTCGACAGAACAAAGAAAGAGGTTAACGATAGCTGTAGAATTGGTTGCTAACCCATCTATCATCTTCATGGATGAACCTACATCAGGCCTTGATGCTAGAGCTGCAGCCATTGTTATGCGAACTGTGAGAAATACGGTGGACACGGGAAGAACTGTAGTGTGCACAATTCACCAACCAAGCATAGACATTTTTGAAGCTTTTGACGAG TTACTTTTGATGAGGAGAGGAGGTCAAGTCATTTATGCTGGACCGCTGGGTCGTCAATCCCGAGAGCTTATAGAATATTTTGAA GCTGTCTCAGGTGTGCCCAAGATTAAGGACGGTTACAATCCTGCTACATGGGTGTTGGAGATTAGTTCTCCTACGGTTGAGACTCAACTGAATGTCGATTTTGCTGAGATATATGCCAACTCCTCCCTTTATCA GAGGAATCAGGAGCTCATTAAAGAACTCAGTACTCCGCCTCCGGGTTCGGAGGATCTATACTTCTCGACCAAGTACTCCCAACCATTCGTTACACAATGCAAAGCTTGTTTCCGGAAACAACACTGGTCGTACTGGAGGAACCCCCAGTATAATGCCATTCGGTTCTTCATGACCATTGTTATTGCTGCATTATTTGGGtttattttctggaaaaaaggGCAGCAGAT GACAAAACAACAGGATTTGATAAATCTTTTGGGAGCTATGTATGCTGCTGTTCTCTTCCTTGGAGCCACTAATGCTTCTTCAGTCCAGGCTATTGTTGTTATTGAGAGAACAGTATTTTACCGTGAAAGAGCAGCCGGGATGTATTCAGCGTTGCCTTACGCATTTTCTCAG GTGGCCATAGAGGTGGTTTATGTTACAATCCAAACATTGGTATACTTCCTTGTACTCTACTCCATGATTGGGTTTGAGTGGAAGGTTGTAAAAGTCTTGTGGTTCTACTATTACATATTAATGTGCTTCATTTACTTCACAATGTATGGCATGATGGTTGTCGCGCTGACACCCGGCGTCCAAATTGCTGCCATTGTTATGTCCTTCTTCCTTAGCTTCTGGAACTTATTCTCTGGTTTCCTCATTCCCAGGCCG CAAATCCCGATTTGGTGGAGGTGGTACTACTGGGCTTCTCCAGTGTCATGGACACTCTATGGACTAGTGACTTCTCAAGTGGGTGATAAGGATGCTTTGCTTGAGGTCCCTGGAGAGGGTGATGTGCCATTGAAGCTATTTCTCAAGTattatttgggttttgagtaTGACTTCCTACCTGCAGTTGCAGTGGCCCATATTTGTTGGGTCATAGGATTCTTCTTTGTCTTTGCCTATGGCATCAAGTGTCTCAACTTCCAAAGAAGATAA
- the LOC131322319 gene encoding ABC transporter G family member 34-like isoform X7 has product MATLSRDDLTRSSSSRRSFASGSKRSWASTSFREAWQGQPDVFSRAMSRSGRQDEEEELRWAAIERLPTYDRLRKGMLNRVLDDGKIVQGEVDVTKLGNQEKKLLMDSVLKTAEEDNERFLQRLRDRTDRVGIEIPKIEVRFEHLSVDGDIHVGGRALPTLFNATLNALESILGLIRLAPSKKRKIQILKDVSGIVKPSRMTLLLGPPNAGKTTLLLALSGKLDRDLRLSGKVTYCGHELNEFVPQRTCAYISQLDLHYGEMTVRETLDFSGRCFGVGTRYEMLVELSRREKEAGIKPDPEIDAFMKATAVSGQETSLVTDYIIKILGLDICADILVGDEMRRGISGGQKKRVTTGEMLVGPAKALFMDEISTGLDSSTTFQIVKYMKQMVHIMNVTMIISLLQPAPETYDLFDDIILLSEGQIVYQGPRDNILEFFEFMGFKCPERKGVADFLQEVTSKKDQEQYWFKKNQLYRYVSVAEFSQAFYSFHIGQQLAADLSVPYDKTKTHPAALVTEKYGISNRELFKACFDREWLLMKRNIFVHIFKITQITIMSLIALTVFLRTKMPSGTLLDGGKFFGALFFSLINVMFNGMAELAMTVLGLPVFFKQRDALFYPPWAFALPIWVLRIPVSLLESAIWVVLTYYTIGFAPAASRFFRQFLAFFSIHQMGLSLFRFIAAVGRTQVVASTLGTFTLLLVMVLGGFIVAKDDIEPFMIWGYYISPMTYGQNAIVMNEFLDKRWSAINTDPRINAPTVGKVLLVSRGFFTDDYMFWVCIGALVAFSILFNVLFIAALTYLNPLGDSRAAVLEEDDKKKKKSLYGQMAYEGVDMAVRNALQRNRAPKKGMVLPFQPLSLAFNHVNYYVDMPVEMKKQGIEEDRLQLLRDVNGAFRPGILTALVGVSGAGKTTLMDVLAGRKTGGYIEGTISISGYTKNQATFARVSGYCEQNDIHSPYVTIYESILYSAWLRLSSDVNTKTRKMFVEEVMELVELNPIRNFLVGLPGVDGLSTEQRKRLTIAVELVANPSIIFMDEPTSGLDARAAAIVMRTVRNTVDTGRTVVCTIHQPSIDIFEAFDELLLMRRGGQVIYAGPLGRQSRELIEYFEAVSGVPKIKDGYNPATWVLEISSPTVETQLNVDFAEIYANSSLYQ; this is encoded by the exons ATGGCAACATTGTCCCGGGATGATCTGACGCGATCCTCGAGCAGTCGCCGGAGTTTCGCGTCAGGGAGCAAGAGGAGTTGGGCGTCAACGAGTTTCCGGGAAGCATGGCAAGGGCAGCCAGACGTGTTCAGCCGTGCGATGAGCCGGAGCGGGCGGcaagatgaggaggaggagctcCGGTGGGCGGCAATTGAGCGGCTCCCGACATATGACAGGTTGAGGAAGGGGATGCTAAATAGAGTGCTGGACGACGGTAAAATCGTGCAAGGTGAGGTGGATGTAACTAAGCTAGGAAATCAAGAGAAGAAGCTGTTGATGGATAGTGTACTCAAGACTGCTGAAGAAGATAACGAGAGGTTTCTTCAACGGTTGAGGGACCGGACTGATAG GGTGGGAATTGAGATTCCGAAGATTGAAGTCCGATTTGAGCACTTATCAGTTGATGGAGATATACATGTTGGGGGCAGAGCACTTCCTACTCTATTTAATGCCACCTTGAATGCACTTGAg AGTATTCTGGGACTAATTCGGCTTGCCCCTTCTAAGAAGAGAAAAATTCAGATACTTAAAGATGTTAGCGGCATTGTGAAACCATCACG GATGACATTGCTTTTAGGTCCACCTAACGCCGGCAAAACAACATTGTTGCTAGCACTATCGGGAAAGCTTGATCGGGACCTAAGG TTATCAGGAAAAGTCACCTATTGTGGTCATGAATTGAATGAGTTTGTTCCTCAAAGAACTTGTGCTTACATTAGTCAACTAGATCTTCACTatggggagatgacagtgagaGAGACATTGGATTTCTCAGGACGTTGTTTTGGGGTTGGCACAAGATATGAAATGCTTGTGGAGCTCTCAAGGCGAGAGAAAGAAGCAGGAATTAAACCAGATCCTGAGATTGATGCATTTATGAAGGCCACAGCAGTGTCGGGCCAAGAGACCAGTTTGGTTACAGATTATATTATCAAG ATACTCGGATTGGATATATGTGCGGATATTTTGGTTGGTGATGAAATGAGAAGAGGTATTTCTGGTGGACAAAAGAAGCGTGTGACCACTG GAGAGATGTTGGTGGGACCAGCAAAAGCTCTTTTCATGGATGAGATATCGACCGGGTTGGACAGTTCCACAACTTTTCAGATTGTCAAGTACATGAAGCAAATGGTCCATATAATGAATGTGACAATGATCATCTCTCTTCTTCAGCCAGCCCCAGAAACTTATGATCTGTTCGACGACATCATCTTACTTTCAGAAGGTCAAATTGTCTATCAAGGTCCACGGGACAATATCCTCGAGTTCTTTGAGTTCATGGGTTTCAAATGCCCTGAAAGGAAAGGAGTCGCCGATTTTCTTCAAGAAGTGACTTCCAAGAAAGATCAAGAACAATACTGGTTCAAAAAGAACCAACTATATAGATATGTCTCAGTTGCCGAATTCTCGCAGGCCTTCTACTCATTCCATATAGGCCAACAACTAGCGGCAGATCTTAGTGTTCCTTATGATAAAACGAAAACCCACCCGGCTGCTTTGGTGACAGAAAAGTATGGGATCTCCAACCGGGAACTTTTTAAGGCATGCTTTGATAGAGAGTGGCTCTTAATGAAGCGCAACATTTTTGTTCACATATTCAAAATCACCCAAATAACAATCATGTCATTGATAGCCTTGACTGTGTTCTTGAGGACAAAAATGCCGTCTGGCACTTTGCTAGATGGAGGGAAGTTTTTCGGAGCTCTATTCTTCAGTTTGATTAACGTGATGTTTAATGGGATGGCGGAGCTCGCAATGACTGTCTTGGGGCTTCCTGTCTTCTTTAAACAGAGGGATGCCTTATTCTATCCTCCGTGGGCTTTTGCCTTGCCGATTTGGGTCCTTCGGATACCCGTCTCCCTCCTGGAATCAGCAATATGGGTTGTTCTTACGTATTACACAATTGGGTTTGCTCCAGCTGCAAGTAG ATTTTTCCGTCAGTTCTTGGCATTCTTCAGTATACATCAGATGGGTCTGTCTCTCTTTCGCTTTATTGCTGCAGTGGGGAGAACACAGGTTGTTGCTAGCACTTTAGGCACCTTCACCTTGCTACTTGTTATGGTTCTTGGAGGATTTATTGTTGCCAAAG ATGACATTGAGCCATTTATGATATGGGGCTATTATATTTCTCCAATGACATATGGACAGAATGCAATAGTCATGAATGAATTTCTTGACAAGAGATGGAGTGCC ATTAACACAGACCCCCGAATTAATGCACCTACGGTTGGGAAAGTCCTCCTCGTGTCGAGAGGCTTCTTCACAGATGATTACATGTTTTGGGTTTGCATTGGAGCATTGGTTGCGTTTTCTATTCTCTTCAATGTTTTGTTTATCGCAGCATTGACTTACTTGAATC CTTTGGGTGATTCAAGAGCTGCAGTGCTGGAGGAAgatgataaaaagaagaagaagtcactGTATGGACAAATGGCATATGAAG GTGTTGACATGGCAGTAAGAAATGCTTTACAGCGTAACCGTGCACCTAAAAAAGGAATGGTTTTACCCTTTCAACCCCTTTCACTAGCATTCAATCACGTCAACTACTATGTGGATATGCCCGTT gaaatgaaaaagcaaggGATTGAGGAGGATCGTCTTCAACTTCTGCGAGATGTTAATGGTGCTTTCAGACCAGGGATATTGACTGCACTTGTGGGTGTTAGTGGTGCTGGAAAGACCACATTGATGGATGTGTTGGCTGGAAGGAAGACTGGTGGGTATATTGAAGGAACTATCAGCATTTCGGGTTACACGAAGAACCAAGCAACATTTGCAAGGGTTAGCGGGTACTGTGAACAGAATGACATTCACTCACCTTATGTTACTATTTATGAATCTATTCTATACTCTGCTTGGCTCCGTCTTTCCTCAGATGTGAACACAAAAACACGGAAG ATGTTTGTTGAAGAAGTGATGGAGTTGGTTGAGCTTAACCCGATAAGGAATTTCTTAGTTGGGCTTCCAGGAGTTGACGGTCTTTCGACAGAACAAAGAAAGAGGTTAACGATAGCTGTAGAATTGGTTGCTAACCCATCTATCATCTTCATGGATGAACCTACATCAGGCCTTGATGCTAGAGCTGCAGCCATTGTTATGCGAACTGTGAGAAATACGGTGGACACGGGAAGAACTGTAGTGTGCACAATTCACCAACCAAGCATAGACATTTTTGAAGCTTTTGACGAG TTACTTTTGATGAGGAGAGGAGGTCAAGTCATTTATGCTGGACCGCTGGGTCGTCAATCCCGAGAGCTTATAGAATATTTTGAA GCTGTCTCAGGTGTGCCCAAGATTAAGGACGGTTACAATCCTGCTACATGGGTGTTGGAGATTAGTTCTCCTACGGTTGAGACTCAACTGAATGTCGATTTTGCTGAGATATATGCCAACTCCTCCCTTTATCA ATAA